The nucleotide sequence CAAAGGGTATACAGAGATTCTTTATACAGTTATTTAATTGTAATTTTATTTTCTTTGATTATAGGAATATATTTGAATAGGAAAGAGTCTTTTAATAAGTTATTAAGCTACAGTATAGTTGCAGGATTTTTCTTATCATCCGTTTGGCTTGCGAGAGAGGATTCGCCATGGGTCTTACCGTTTGTTGGTATGGCATTAATTGTAACACTAGTACTTATATTTTTGGATAAAAATTCAGAAATGAAGGTTAGAATGAAAAAAGCTTTGGCGTTAACAGTCATTCCTATTTTTCTTATAGTAAGTATATTAGTAGTTTCCACAATAAATTATACACGTTATGGTGTAGCTATAACTAATGAGTATACAGGGGGCTATTTGCCTAGGCTATTTAAAGATTTAACTATAATACAACCAGATGAATGGATGGCTCAGGTTCCTATACCAAAGTCAACGAGAGAAAAAGCTTATAAAGTATCGCCTACTTTTTCCAAGCTAAAAAATACATTAGAAAATCATGCATTTGTAGCTACTACACCAGGAGGAAATGCATCTTGCTCAATGTTGGCTTGGGCTGTCATTGACAGTGTTCAGTGGTACGGAATTAAAGATGCAAAATCAAGCCAAGAGTTTTACAAGAAATCTTCAGAAGAAATAGAAGCTGCAATAAAGTCGGGAAAATTAAAAACAAGGGGCGGATATATTTTTATGTTTGAATCTCCTTGGGATAATAGATATGTTAAGCCGCTGCTTAAATCATTTATTCAGACCATTAAAACTACTGTTCATATGGGACAATATTATAATATGGAGGAAGAAAGTCTTGTTAAGACACTTCAATTAAGTAGGAAATATAACAATACAATTGTACCTTTGTTTGAAAAAAACATAGCGAGTATTGGAACAAAAGAACAAGTAAGAAAGTTAGAATATATAACAAATAATATTGCTTATAATAAAGAGGATGTTATACCTAAAAGACAAACAAAGGTAGCTATAAGCAATAAAATTAGTTTAATTTATTATGAATTGAATCCGTATTTGTTTTTAATTGGTCTAAATAGGTTATGTGTATATTACACTGCGCTTTTTACTAAGTATAAGAAAGAAAAAATACTTTTTAGCTGATGAGTGGCTAATTACAACTGGGATATTTTTAAGCTATTTGCTTCGATTGCTCTTAATATCTTATACTGATGTTTGTTCTATATTTATGCAGTACTCCATGTACTTAGCTCCTAGTTATTGGTTGATACTTATGTTTACTTTTACTAGTATATTTATTTCCATGAGAGATTTTGTTAAGAACTACTATTATAATAAAAAAGCAAGCCATAAAAATTAATTTTTATGGCTTATTTTTTTATTATGTAGAAATATAATAGCTGTTTTTAGTATAATTAATCTATAGAATTTATGTTTTCGATTAAAAGGAATTCTATTGAATAAACTTTTTGTTTTAGGGAATTATTATTTTCTACTAACTTATCTAAACTTTTTTTATAGTCTATATTAAAAGTTTCTAGTTGTTTAAGTTTTTTCTCTAATTCGATTATTTTCTCCTGCTTTTCGGTTATTAGGTGGGAGTACATTTCATTAATTAAAGTTGTTTTTTCTGAATTGAATTTTATTTCTTTTATTACCTTATTAGCTTTAGTATTTGTATCTTTCAAAATTTTCTGAATTGGATTATCCATAATACTATCCCCCCTTTTGCATGGTATATAAATCTATTATATGTTAATAATTAAGATTAATAAAGGAGAAATCTATGGATAAAAATAAACTTGTAAATAAATTTCTGCAAATGAAGGAAACTGAAAATAAAAGATTGGATGAAAACATTACTAATCTCGAGCAATCATTAGAAAAATTAGATAAGGAGAATAAAGAGCTTTACAAAAAGCTTAAGGAAGAAAGGTTAAGAAATGCTATACTTAGCAATCGATACGGAATGCTCTTAGATGATATAAAAGAAGAGGGAATTATATTTAAAATTAAAAATACAAATTTGGGTGTAGTTGAGTGGCAAAACTTATATTTTAGGGATAGTGGCAAAAATATTTATATCGAAAGTTTGGATAGGCATTTGATACATGAGTTTGATAACAATATGAGCAGCTTAATAAGAATACTAATAAAAGAAAATGAATATAGTCTTATTGTAATAAGAATGAATGAAAAAAATGTAAAAATTCAATTTAGGGTAATTGAAAAACAAGATAAAAATATAACATAATGAAAAAGTTAGCAAACATTTAGAAGTTTGCTAACTTTTTTTATTATATTATTGATTTTAAGTTAATAAATTGATATACAATTTTAAAATTAAAATGCAAAATGAAATATCAACAACTTAATTATTCAAAAAATATTTATTATAAATTGAAAATGTTGCTTTAATATGTTAATATATATTATATTGATTGATAATGTATACTATAATCCTAACAAATAACAGGGTTTATAGAGATTGACTTAAAAAAAGTAAAAATGAATTTATTATTATAAATAATTCTATTGAGTGAATTATGAAGGATTGTAAAAATAAAAATCATTTTAAAAAATATAGTAGGAAGTGATTTTATGAAAGAACTAAATCTAAAAGATGTTGAGGAGCCAAATTTGTATAGGGATATTTTTCCGTACCATGAAGTTCCAAAAATTAAATTTAGTACAGATGAAATAAAAGTAGATATACCAGATGAAATATGGATAACTGATACAACCTTTAGAGATGGACAACAATCCATGACACCATTTACAGTTGAACAGATAGTTACGATTTTTGACTATCTAAACAAATTAGATAATAATACAGGGGTTATAAGACAAACTGAATTCTTTTTATATACAAATCGGGATAAAGAAGCCTTAATGGAATGTATGAATAGAGGATACAAGTTCCCACAGATAACTACCTGGATTAGAGCTAATAAAGATGATTTTAAACTTGTTAAGGATATTGGAATCAAAGAAACAGGAATTTTAATGTCTTGCTCAGACTATCATATTTTCAAAAAATTAAAGATGACTAGAACAGAAACTTACAATAAATATGTAGAGATAGTTGAAGAGGCTCTTTCTAACGGTATAGTTCCTAGATGTCATCTCGAGGATATTACAAGAGCTGATTTCTTTGGATTTGTGGTTCCGCTCGTAAATAAGCTTATGGAGCTTTCAAATAAGTATGGAATTCAAGTTAAAATAAGAGCGTGTGATACCTTGGGGTTAGGAGTTGCGTTTCCAGGTGTAGAACTTCCAAGAAGTGTTCCAGCAATAATAAGTGGACTTAGAAAGTACTGTGGTGTACCATCAACAGCACTTGAATGGCATGGTCATAATGATTTTTACTATGTTGTGCCAAATGCTACGGCTGCATGGCTGCATGGATGTTCCGCTGTAAATACCACCCTTTTAGGAATAGGAGAGAGGACTGGAAACTGTCCTTTAGAAGGAATGGTATTTCAATATTGCCAACTTAAAGGCAATCCGGGAATGAATCTTCATGCAATAACTGAGATGTCCAAATATTTTGAGAATAGCATGAAATATGAAATACCACCTAGAACACCTTTTGTCGGTACTGATTTTAATGTTACAAGAGCAGGTATTCATGCTGATGGTATTTTAAAAGATCAGGAGATATATAATATATTTGATACAGAGAAAATTCTTGATAGACCAGTGCTTGTAGCTGTTAATGAGTATTCAGGTTTAGCTGGAATAGCAGCTTGGATTAATACCTACTTTAAGCTAAATAAAGAAAATGAAGTAGATAAGAAGGATAGCAGGGTTGCGGAAATTAAAAAATGGGTAGATAATTTATATGAAAATGGAAGGACAACTCCAATAACAAATAAAGAACTTGAAATAGAGGCAAAAATGTATTTTAAAGAGTTAATTGATGTTGAAAATACAAGAGCCAGTTAAAATATTAAGGAGAGATTTAGATGGGACTAACATTAACTGAAAAAATAATAAAGAGTCATTTGGTATCAGGAGAAATGACAAAAGGCAATGAAATAGGAATAAGAATTGATAATACTCTTACTCAGGATTCAACAGGTACTATGGCATATTTGCAGTTTGAAGCACTTGGAATAGATCAGGTGAAAACAAAGAGATCTGTTGCATATATAGATCATAATATACTTCAAACGGGGCCTGAAAATGCTGATGATCATTTATATATACAAACAGTAGCTAAAAAGCATGGTATATATTTTTCAAAACCAGGAAATGGAATATGCCATCAGGTTAATCTAGAAAGATTTGATGTTCCAGGAGAAACTTTAATTGGATCAGATAGTCATACACCTACAGCTGGCGGAATGGGAATGCTTGCAATAGGTGCAGGAGGTCTTGATGTGGCAGTTGCTATGGGCGGTGGTGAATATTATATAATAAATCCGAAGGTAGTTAAGGTTAATTTAAAAGGAAAGCTTAACTCAATGGTTTCAGCAAAGGATATAATATTAGAAGTTTTAAGACAAGTTACAGTAAAAGGTGGCGTTGGAAAGGTATTTGAGTATTGTGGAGAAGGCGTTAAATCTCTCTCTATACCTGAAAGGGCGACTATTTGTAATATGGGAGCTGAGCTTGGGGCTACAACTTCTATTTTCCCTAGTGATGAAAAAACAAAAGAGTTTTTACAGGCTCAAGGAAGAGTAGAAGATTTTAAGGAACTTTCGCCAGATTCTGATGCTGTATACGATGAAGAAGTTGTTGTTGATTTGGATAAGCTTGAGCCTTTAGTAGCGTGTCCTCATAGTCCTGATAAAGTGGAGAAGGTTTCTGAAATAAAAAATATTAAGGTGAATCAAATAGCCATAGGAAGTTGTACAAATTCATCCTTCCTTGATTTGATGAGAGTTTCCGAAATACTAAAAGGTAAGACTATTCATGAAGATGTATCTTTAGTTATAGCTCCAGGTTCAAAGCAAGTTTTAACTATGATGTCTAAGAATGGAGCACTTGCAAATCTTGTTTCGGCAGGTGCAAGAATACTTGAATGTGCATGTGGACCATGTATAGGTATGGGGCAATCACCTTCAACAGATGCAGTTTCTCTTAGAACATTTAATAGGAATTTTGAAGGAAGATCAGGAACTGTTTCAGCTAAAGTTTATCTTGTTAGTCCTGAAACTGCAGCTGTTTCTGCATTAACAGGGGTTTTAACAGATCCAAGAGAACTAAAAGAAAATATAGAAAAAATAGAAATACCAGAGAAGTTTTTAATTAATGATAACTTGATAGTAAGTCCTTCAGAAAATCCAGAAGAAGTTGAAATAGTAAGAGGACCTAATATAAAACCATTCCCTAAGGCAAAGCCACTTGCAAGTGAGCTTCATGGTAAAGCACTTATTAAAGTTGAGGATAATATAACAACAGATCACATTATGCCATCAAATGCAAAATTATTGCCATTTAGATCTAACATTCCTCACTTAGCTGATTTTTGTTTGACACCTTGCGATAAGGAATTTCCTAAGAATGCAAAAGAAAATAATGGTGGATTTATAATAGCTGGTTCGAATTATGGTCAGGGGTCTAGTAGAGAACATGCAGCACTTGCTCCACTGTATCTTGGGATAAAGGCAGTTCTTGCTAAATCATTTGCAAGAATACACAAGGCTAATCTAATCAATAATGGTATTATACCTCTTGTTTTTGAAAATGAAGCTGATTATGATAAAATAGATAAAAATGATGAACTTCAGATAAATGATACTATAAATCAGGTTCAAACAGGTTTTGTATATGTTGAAAATATATCTAAAAATTCAAAGTATAAAATGATTCTAGATATACCAGAAAGACAAAAGGATATGCTTATATGTGGTGGAAAATTAAATCAGATAAAAAAAGACACAAAATAAAATAGGGCTTTATGCCCTTTCAATTTTTGCATAAATATAAAATTTTATATTGGAGGTACAGCATTCATGAAAAAAAATCACACAATAACTCTTATTCCTGGAGATGGAATAGGACCAGAAGTAACGGGGGCAGCTAAAAAGGTAATAGAGGCAGCAGGAGTTAGTATAACTTGGGATATAGTTGAAGCGGGAGCAAAGGTTATGGATGAGTATGGAACACCTCTTCCAGAGTATGTGTTAGAAAGCATAAAAAAGAATAAAATAGCACTCAAAGGACCTATAACAACTCCTGTTGGAAGTGGATTTAGAAGTGTAAATGTTGCATTAAGACAAACTTTTAATTTATATGCAAATGTAAGACCTATAAAGACATATGAAGGAATACCTACAAGATACAAAGATGTAGATCTAATTATAGTTCGTGAAAATACAGAAGATTTATATGCAGGAATTGAACACAAAATTGGTGATTATGCAGCTGAAAGTATTAAGATAATAACTAGAGAAGCAAGTGAAAGAATTGCTGATTTTGCTTTCGATATGGCAGTTAAACAAAATAGAAAAAAGGTAACAGCAGTACATAAGGCTAATATAA is from Clostridium acetobutylicum ATCC 824 and encodes:
- a CDS encoding isocitrate dehydrogenase (NAD(+)), whose translation is MKKNHTITLIPGDGIGPEVTGAAKKVIEAAGVSITWDIVEAGAKVMDEYGTPLPEYVLESIKKNKIALKGPITTPVGSGFRSVNVALRQTFNLYANVRPIKTYEGIPTRYKDVDLIIVRENTEDLYAGIEHKIGDYAAESIKIITREASERIADFAFDMAVKQNRKKVTAVHKANIMKFSDGLFLDCARKVAEGYKEKEFEDMIVDAMSMKLVQNPEKYDVLVMPNLYGDILSDMAAGLVGGLGVAPGANIGKEISIFESIHGSAPDIAGKNIANPTAAILSGVMMLRYIGELEAADKIDNAIKVVLKEGTKVTSDLGGNATTDEFANEVIKNI
- a CDS encoding 2-isopropylmalate synthase, yielding MKELNLKDVEEPNLYRDIFPYHEVPKIKFSTDEIKVDIPDEIWITDTTFRDGQQSMTPFTVEQIVTIFDYLNKLDNNTGVIRQTEFFLYTNRDKEALMECMNRGYKFPQITTWIRANKDDFKLVKDIGIKETGILMSCSDYHIFKKLKMTRTETYNKYVEIVEEALSNGIVPRCHLEDITRADFFGFVVPLVNKLMELSNKYGIQVKIRACDTLGLGVAFPGVELPRSVPAIISGLRKYCGVPSTALEWHGHNDFYYVVPNATAAWLHGCSAVNTTLLGIGERTGNCPLEGMVFQYCQLKGNPGMNLHAITEMSKYFENSMKYEIPPRTPFVGTDFNVTRAGIHADGILKDQEIYNIFDTEKILDRPVLVAVNEYSGLAGIAAWINTYFKLNKENEVDKKDSRVAEIKKWVDNLYENGRTTPITNKELEIEAKMYFKELIDVENTRAS
- a CDS encoding aconitate hydratase, whose protein sequence is MGLTLTEKIIKSHLVSGEMTKGNEIGIRIDNTLTQDSTGTMAYLQFEALGIDQVKTKRSVAYIDHNILQTGPENADDHLYIQTVAKKHGIYFSKPGNGICHQVNLERFDVPGETLIGSDSHTPTAGGMGMLAIGAGGLDVAVAMGGGEYYIINPKVVKVNLKGKLNSMVSAKDIILEVLRQVTVKGGVGKVFEYCGEGVKSLSIPERATICNMGAELGATTSIFPSDEKTKEFLQAQGRVEDFKELSPDSDAVYDEEVVVDLDKLEPLVACPHSPDKVEKVSEIKNIKVNQIAIGSCTNSSFLDLMRVSEILKGKTIHEDVSLVIAPGSKQVLTMMSKNGALANLVSAGARILECACGPCIGMGQSPSTDAVSLRTFNRNFEGRSGTVSAKVYLVSPETAAVSALTGVLTDPRELKENIEKIEIPEKFLINDNLIVSPSENPEEVEIVRGPNIKPFPKAKPLASELHGKALIKVEDNITTDHIMPSNAKLLPFRSNIPHLADFCLTPCDKEFPKNAKENNGGFIIAGSNYGQGSSREHAALAPLYLGIKAVLAKSFARIHKANLINNGIIPLVFENEADYDKIDKNDELQINDTINQVQTGFVYVENISKNSKYKMILDIPERQKDMLICGGKLNQIKKDTK